CACTTCAGGATTCAAAAGATCGTGATCAGCTActaagcaaaagaaaaacttttctaGCAAAACAAGAAGATTGCATTAAGAAAATTAGAGATTTGGGTTCTTTGCCCTCAGACGCCTTCGAAACGCGCAAGAACATCAAAGAGTTGCACAACATGCTTCACAAGTGCAATGAGGAATTACAGCAGTTTAGCCATGTCAATAAAAAAGCACTGGACCAGTATGTCAACTTCAAGGAGTAAAGAGAAGAACTCCAAAAGAGGCAAGCTGAATTGGACGCAGGTGATGATAAAATCAAGGAGCTAATCCAAGTTTTGGATCACCGGAAGGACGAATCAATTGAGCGTACATTCAAAGGTGTAGCTCGGCATTTCCGGGAAGCATTCTCTGAGCTCGTGCCTGGTGGCCATGGATTTTTGGTTATGATGAAGAAAAAGGATGTTGATCATGGAGATGATGATCGTGATAAGGTCGAGCCTCGTGAGGCAGATGCTGAAGggagaattgagaaatatattCGTGTCAAAGTCAAGGTTTCTTTCGCTGGTCTAGGGGAGACACAGTCCATGAAGCAGCTCTCTGGTGGTCAGAAAACTGTTGTGGCCTTGTCTCTGATCTTTGCCATACAGAGATGTGATCCTGCTTCGTTCTATCTTTTTGACGAGATTGATGCCGCACTAGATCCGCAGTACAGAACTGCTGTCGGAAATATGATACGCCGCCTGGCAGACATGGCAAACACCCAGTTTATAACCACTACTTTCAGAACAGAGTTTGTGAATGTTGCGGACAAGATATACGGGGTGACGTATAAAAATAGAGTCAGTTTTGTAAATGTGATCTCCAAGGATCAAGCTTCGCGCTTTATCGAGCACGACCAGTCTCATAACGCCGAATAGCTCCGTCAGGGAAAACCTTTATTAAAAGAATAGAAAATTGTTGATTAGCGTTTCAGGTCCATGTAAACCTAACTGATGAACCACTTTTTATGTCAGTTGTCTTTAGAATCTCCTTCCAATGTCTATTGGATTAATATGCATCATTAGTTAATAATCTCTTTATTGCTAGACCCCCAAACAGCCAAACTACTTTTTGGTATACATATTTTGTACCATGCATGATATAAGTTTGCTTCCACCACGGGAAGAGGAAAGCTTGGCATAAAAATAACTTGATAATGTTAAATGTTGTTAATGTGCTCTTTTAGATCACCTACCCTGGGGGATATCTTTCTTGTCGAAACTGTCGGCAAAGATTAGTATTTGATACACGTTTTTTcccatcaaaaataaaaaaatacacgTTCTCTATCTATAATAGAAATGCATCTGATTTTAGTTGTTCTTTCCTTTTTGTAACAACAGATACATGTGATCGGATTTGCAAGTTGCATGATCCAAATTGATATCATACACGTTCACACGGATTTTATTAACATTGTTTGACTTTTGGATTCTAACGAATAGAAAAAATCAATTTAACCGACAATAAAAGTTGATTCATCTAAGCTAAATGCATAAATTATACATGGCGTGATCTGATCTGCCTGAACGGGATCTTATGCAAGTTCCAAGTGTGACGCAAATATTTAATTTTGTGGAATTTTCTTTGCACCTCCTAGCTACTGAGTATATacatattattataatgatacGGTCTATAATAAATACTGAAGGAGGATGCACTTCGATTCGTTACCACTCCATCTTATAATCCCTTCTCTTCTATCTTTGTTGTGAGTAGTTGTTATTCTTGTTCGTCATTTCTCTTCAAAAAATACGCATTCTTACTCATGGATACTTCGCTAATATTGGTATCTCAATCTCAATTCTTTTCCAACAAAAGTCATCTGAGAATAACACCAAACCGAATCGATTCCGGTAATATTAGTGTCACTCATATTTCTCATGATCTATTGAAAACCCGTCATGGTTTCAATAAGTCGTCATTATCGTTGAAACTGAATCATTTTGGTCTATGGGAGAGTAAGAATGGGAGTCAAGGGAGAACACCATATATGCCATCAATATCTCGTGCTGTCGTTGCCTCAGCTAGTATCAACAAAAATGATGATCATAAGCAGAAACAAATGACATTTGTAGAGGAACTACGATCTGTAGCAATGAATTTACATGTAAAAGATCCGTCAAGAAAAGGGGGAAATAACGAAACAATGGCCCAAATTTTGATGAAGGAGAAGCCTTCATTAGATGGGTATGTTAAGTTTCTTGTTGATAGCAAAGTTGTTTACGACGCACTTGAGAAAATCATCGACAGTGCAAATTATTCTTCTTGTAAGTGAATATGCCATTAAATCCATCTCACAGAAATTCTGTTTATGGTTCAGTAACCCGCCAAGGCGCCAACTATATATTGTTTatatatgtgtctatttttattgtgtGTAGATGCAGAGCTGAGAAATACAGGGTTAGAAAGGTCAGGAGCTTTAGCTAAAGATTTGGAGTGGTTGAGAGAAGAGATGGGAATTCGAATCCCATCACCGACTACATCTGGGATTTCATATGCGTCCTATCTAGAGGAAATAGCAGTGAAGAATCCTAAAGCAATCATTTGCCATTTCTATGATATTTATTTTGGGCTCGCAGCCGGTGGTCGAATGCTTGGTAAAAGGGTATGTAATATATATGGTAATTAAACAGAAATATATTCAAGTCTAGCTACATATTTAGAGCCGCTTTATGTTTCATTAATCATCAGGTTCAGGCATATGAGAAGATACTTGAGAACAAGGAGTTGGAATTCTACAAGTGGAATAATGGGGAGCTTTGTCAACTACTACATAATGCTAGAGAGAAGCTAAACAAAGTCGCTCAAGTAAATAAAAATCTTTCCTTAATATTATTCTTTATAGAAACAGCAGGTTACGAATTTACTATTGATATATTATCTTTCATGTGTAACGTTCCTGAATCAGAGCTGGACTAGGGAAGAGAAAGATCGGTGTTTGGCAGAAACTGAAATATCATTCAAGTACTCTGAAGACATGATAAAACTTATAATATCTTGAAATAATTATGCATTATCGATTGATGAATCCAAAGTTAGTCTTATGTTCTGCGATACTATGGAATCTTGTTTAACTATTCCATAATAAACAAACTTGTAAAATATTCTGTACATGTAATGTTCCTCTATATGTTCAAGAATATGACAAGTCATaatatttccaattaaattaatgaaaTTATTCTTTGTATTTTTAGTGGTTTTTCCATATAAAATCAATTTTTCTAGAAATTGATCTAATTAATATAATGAAATATTAACTCAAGTTATTTCGATTGCTAAAGTCgttcaaaaaaataagaaaaaaattaactCTTGCAATAACAAAGTGTCACTCTTGTTTATGGTAGAACTCAACTTACATATACTCAACAGCTATAATGTCCTTCTCAGTTTTTGTAAACTAACAACTTAAACTCTAACAAGCTCAACCCCAACACCCATATTATAAGCTCTTCAAAATGTGTCCGGCTATTCTCAATGCAACAATATCAATTGTAGGATCgatcaagagagaggagagcacaacgCGAAAGCTATAAAActattacattgataatcagtttggtgtacaattcttatggctcaatagcctacttatagtctcacaaacttgacaatcattcaaacgactttcctaataaaaacaaactctaaataaaacacACATTCCTAACATAAAACAAACTCTAGATAGTAATCTTTAAGAACTCTCTAGAACCAaaacaccatatcttggtttaacttccaacatcctccaTTAAACCAAGATATCCTTCAACAAGAATTTCGTAACCCTCTTCTACTCCTTAACTTCTTCCATTAATCGACGTCATCCgtccttgtcttttctcattttctattcctcttcttccattgataaacgttaacacgttcttgtcttttctcataTCAGAATTCCGTCATCATTATCAAACTCAATTCACAAACCAATCTTCTTCATTTGCTTAGCATCAATCATCAAACACTCACTGTTATCATACCATAGCAACCATCACAAAATTCTTTTTACGTTATTCTTCGTCGCAGCGAAACACCATTCTTAACAAATCCTTAACAAGCTAGAAACACCTCGTGTGCTCTATAcaacttgctaaccaaacacTAAAACTCATCAAACTCATCACCAAGCATTATATCtcatcttcaactttcttcactgAGCATTGTAGCTCAAACTCATACTTTCTTCACTGAGCATTGTAGCTCAACCACGTCTCAACTCTTGTTTACCTACTTTACAGGCAGGATTTCCACACTCTTCAAATTCCACACTGGAATTTCTTTACTTATATAGCCAAATCCCCACTGGGATTTCTTCACACAACTCTTAGAGAAATCCCCACACTGGGATTGCTTCAATTCTCACGATCACAACCTTGTGACGTCTCTTCTCTTCAATCGCTTATCACCACCTGGTGAttacttctctttcttcataaacttattgttgtttcttcttctcttgttccagtaACGCTGttgttgcgaaaccttcacacttctttgttcttcaagattctctcacaatctttcccttgttatgcttctgccacaagcaataactaacacaaagtctgccacactttgtaagaCTTCCAAGTTTCTTCCACAAACTCTTCAATCTCTATGTTTGAGCTTAACATGATATcatcctcccttaagctcaaacataaCCACCCAACTTACTTTGTCATTCTAAGTTTCCAAATTCGATCAACTTCATCAAATTGTACCAATCCTCCTGACTGCAATACCAACTTTGATCTTCTAGTGCGTCTATTTCGAATCCATAGCTTAACCCTTCGAATCAACCACTCACCCAAAGCTTCTTACCTCAACCAACATCAAATATGCTTTCTGCAACGCCTCTGCTATCAAACTATAACACTTCTCCACTATGATAACACCTTTGTCACGCTTATTGTCACAAACAGTGACACTCTCTTCTGTAACTGTTCAACTGCAACAGTTCTCCGCCAACTGTGGAAATAACCTTTGTAACACCCAAACTGTTACAAACTTTCAATAACACTCCAGACAtacccttttttttttaaccTGACGAACGACTTCCTCCAGTGCCACCATTAATGGCAGCAGACAACTTAAAACCACTGTCAATCCAAACTTCATAATGCCCTTGAATTCAAACCAGCAACCCAACCATAAACCCATATTTATTGTCCAAACTTCCTCCAGAAACTCAGCTTCATCAAATCGGAAAAACAAattgacaaaccctaattctatctCAACATCTCTTCTTTGATGTGTCCATGTTAGCATCGCCTCTTAACTTGTTGTATCTTCTCATCATCGCAGCTGTAACCACCAGACATAACCATGTTTTCTTGCCAATCTCCAATGCACAAAAGCGACTTCTTCTCTTCTATTAAACTCGATTTTAGACGGTATCAGATTCCTCCTTCTTTTTCACCTGATTTCTCGGAAATCTCGTGTTCTtattaacatctttttcatcaTGTTGCACAACTTTTAATAAACCCACAACACCTCACGGACCTAGAAGCTTCATCTTCTATCACTTCTTTGAtcccagcaacagcagcaacatcacGAACCCTACACTCACGGCGTCTTCTTCTTGCATTCAAAACATCATCTTCATTCTTCTTTAAAACAACAACAATTTAATTCTCTCttgttcttcctttttttttagtGGAAAACTAATAGTTTCTACTCActctattttctttgatttctttcttcataATAATTTCTCTCTCTACACATGGTCAATATAAGACCATAGAGATAAGATGACATGTGGACATCTGTGTCTATACAATTATACTACTACTTATATTCTTACACTCCTATTACATTTGAACATTACATTAACACTCAGCAATCTCCTCCTTAATGTGATGTTCTACAACTCCAAGTAATTCCCTAAAGTTTTGGAACTTGCCTTTGGGAAGTGCCTTGGTGAATATGTCCGCCAATTGGTCTTCCGACTTGCAATACTTGAGTTCTATCTCACCATCTTCAACCGCTTCTCGAATGAAGTGATACTTGAGTTTCATGTGCCTTGCTCTACAAttctcaaccgaatttttggataTAGCAATTGCGGGTTTTTTGTCACAAAAGTTTGGTGCACTCTTCTTGTTTCTCTTGAATATCTTCCATGATTCTTCTTAGCCATACAACATGAGATGTAGCTATTGATGCCGAAATGTACTCTGCTTCCGCCGTGGATAGATCTACGGTTTCTTGCTTCTTCGATGCCCAAGTAAATATGCCCGAACCAAGAGAAAAAGCATACCTCGATGTACTCTTAATGTCATCAATACACCCTCCCAAGTATCTATCGCAATATCCAACTAATTTGACATCCAAATTTCTTGAATACATGATTCAAAAATTCATTGTTCCTTATATGTACCTCAACAACCTCTTTGTCGCGCCAAGATGTAGATGACTAGATGAAATCATGAACCTAGAAAGCATACTTGAAGCAAACATGATGTCGGGTCTTGTATGTGTAAGATACAATAAGTTTCCAATAAGACCTATATAATAAGTCTCATCAActtttcttcctccatcatctttcttgagtttctcattcactaCAAGTGGTGTATATGTGGGTTACAACCAAGCATGCCAAATTTCTTCAACACCATTTCGGCATACttgctttgagaaatgaacactcCATCTTCACTTTGATGAAATTCTATACCAAGGAAGTACTTGAGCAAACCCATGTCACTCATCTCATATTCCATCATCATTTCTCTCTTAAATTGCTCAATCATATGAGCATCATTACCCTAAAGATAAGATCATCAACGTACAAGGCAACGATGAGAATAGACGTACCTTTTGTCTTCACATAAAGTTTTGGCTCACTCTTtattttgttgaagtttttccttttgaagtatccatctatcttactataccaagctcttggtgcttgctttaggccatacaaagctttcttcaacttgtacaccttatcttcttctccttccaccaCAAAACCTTGTGGTTGTTCTACATAGACCTCTTCATGGAGTTCTCCATTCAAAAATTCCGGTTTGACATCAAGTTGATAAAGTAACCAACCTTTTTGGGAAGCCATAGCAATCACGGCTCTAATGGTGTCAAGACGAGCAACCGCTGCAAACgtttcattgtagtcgataccgGGTTGTTGTGAGTAGACCTTTGCCACCAACCTTGCTTTGTATCTTTGAACCGTTCCATCCGCATTGTACTTCACCTTGTATATCCACTTCACACCAATAACTTATTTGTCACTTGGCGTTGCTACTTTCTCTCATGTGTCGTTATCATTAatgacaacaacttcttcttccatgGCTTTTATCCATACCAgttcttttgatgcttcttcaaaattttccGGTTCAACCGTACAATAGTTACATATTTCATACACTTCAATCAACCTATGCATCTTCCTTGGTGCCGATAGTAGTGATGTTGATGCACTAGTACTTGGAGACAtacttggagatgctctaaacctTGCATTTGGGGGTGCTTGAGGtagttcttcaccttcttcttcaccttctccaACTTATTTTGTTGCTGAATTTTCTTATTCATGATCTAGAATAACGGTTCTCTTCTCAATTTTACCTTCTTCCCAATTCCATGAAGCACCTTCATCGAACAAGACATCACGACTTGTGATCATTGTGTTGTTTTTCAAGCTAAACAACCTATAACCTTTTGATTGGAGGTTATATCCAAGAAAAATACATTTATCACTTGATTCATCAAGCTTTGTTCTCTTCACCTTTGGAATTTGAGAACAACACACACTACCAAAAACTTTGAGATGCCTTACCGATGGTCTTCTCCCACTCCATCCTTCAAAAGGAGTTTGGTTCCATACGGATTTTGTTGTACACCTATTCATCAAGTAGACGGCGGTGTTAACGGCTTCGGCCCAAAACTCTTTAGGCATATCCTTCTCATGAATCATGGACTTCGCTATCTCCATCACGGTTTGGTTCTTTCTCTCAGAAACACCATTTTTTTGAGGAGTATAACCCACGGTTAGTTGCCTTTCCAAGCCTTCATCttcacaaaatttatcaaactctttGTTGTTGTACTCTTTGCCTCTATGACTTCTCAAAACTTTGATGTAGTGACCACTTTGCTTTTCAACAAGGCTTCTAAACTTCTTGAAGATGCTAAAAACTTCGGACTTTTATTTCATGAAGTAGACCCAAGTCATACGAGTAAAGTCATCAATGAATAAAATGAAGTATTTGTTACCTCCATGAGTTGGTGTTTTCATTGGTCCACGCACGTCGGTATGTACCAAACCAAGAAGTTCTTTCGACCTCCATGCTACACCTTTTGGGAATGGTTGGTGATGTTGCTTCCCAAGTGCACAACCTTCACACACTCCGTCTTTGTGGTTGATATGTTGTGGAAGTCCTTGCACCATATTCTTGTTGGAAAGCACCTTGAGACTATTGAGATTCAAATGCCCAAGtcttttatgccataaccatgtTTCATCAATGGTTTCCATCCTCAATGtaacatttttttttgcttttcaaacacaattggaaagatTCTATTCTTCTCCATCTTGATACTCTTCATGACTTGTCTCTTGTTGTTGTGCTTCTTGTCATAAATAGTGCAATATCCATCTTCAAAATGAACGGCATACACAAGTTCAACAAGTTTTCCAACACTTAACAAGTTTTGTGCCAAATCCGGAACATATAACACATATCTAATGTATTTTTCTCCATTGATAGTTTGCACACAAATTGTCCCTCTTCCATTAGCTTGAACCATATTTCCATCACCCATCTTCATTAGAGAATTTATGGATGTATCCATATCAACAAACAAGCTTTTTTCACCGGGCATATGAGTTGTGCATCCACTATCCACAAACCAAACTTCACTCTTGGAAGTCACCATGGCACTTTGAcaagcataattttttttttgtttttcttctttttcttcggcTATACCggattgttcttcatcttctttcaatCTACAATCTTTCTCCAAATGTCCATACTTCTTGCAATTGCAACATTGGGGTTTTCCTTTGTTCCAATAATTCTTCTCCAAGTGACCATTCTTCTTGCAAAAATCGCATCTTGGTACTTGAGACGAATCACTCTTTGTATCGTTGTTGGTATTAGCTCCTCCTTTTTCTTccattttccttttcctttaaagTTTGACGTTGATTCACCCTTGTACTCATTTTTCTTTATTGCTGAATTTTTTGAATCCAAGTTGAATTTTGGTTTAAATGCACTCTCAATTGATTTTTCGGAGTGTCTTAACAACCTTTGCTCATACACCTTCAAAGATGCCCATAGTTCTTGTGACATCAATGTAGAAAAATCTTTAGTCTCTTCCAAAACCGCCACAATGGGTTCAAATTTTCCGGCAAGCACATCAATATCTTCTCACAAATTATTCTTTCCTCCATCTTCTCACCATACATCATCATATTATTAACAACTTCAACTACTCTAGATGaaaaatcatttaaacattcattCCCATTCATTCTAAGATTCTCAAAATCTCTTCTATATGAATGTAATTTTAACTCTCTTACCTTCTTATTACCACCATATTCCTTTTGAAGAATATCTCAAGCTTCTTTAGCTTTAGGAAAATGAATTACTCTTGGTAGAATAGTGTCTCCAACTCCTGGTTGGATGTACATGGATGCTTTAGCATTCTTCTTCCTACTCTCCTTAAGTAAATTCTTTTGGTATTGATCTAGAGTTGAtgtatcttcaatttcatcatacCCACTTTCTACAATATCCCACACATCTTGTGGCATGAACAAGGTATTCATTTTGAttgcccaaaaatcataattttctccATGAAAAAGTTGTATAGAAGGTTGTTGAATGTATTGATTTGAGTAGCTACTACTCTCCATTGATTTGGTTgatgattgattgaagaaattgagttttttcttttctagatctagtttttgaaAACTTTGAATGTTGCTGATT
This DNA window, taken from Papaver somniferum cultivar HN1 chromosome 3, ASM357369v1, whole genome shotgun sequence, encodes the following:
- the LOC113362202 gene encoding heme oxygenase 1, chloroplastic-like isoform X1, producing the protein MDTSLILVSQSQFFSNKSHLRITPNRIDSGNISVTHISHDLLKTRHGFNKSSLSLKLNHFGLWESKNGSQGRTPYMPSISRAVVASASINKNDDHKQKQMTFVEELRSVAMNLHVKDPSRKGGNNETMAQILMKEKPSLDGYVKFLVDSKVVYDALEKIIDSANYSSYAELRNTGLERSGALAKDLEWLREEMGIRIPSPTTSGISYASYLEEIAVKNPKAIICHFYDIYFGLAAGGRMLGKRVQAYEKILENKELEFYKWNNGELCQLLHNAREKLNKVAQVNKNLSLILFFIETAGYEFTIDILSFMCNVPESELD
- the LOC113362202 gene encoding heme oxygenase 1, chloroplastic-like isoform X2, with amino-acid sequence MDTSLILVSQSQFFSNKSHLRITPNRIDSGNISVTHISHDLLKTRHGFNKSSLSLKLNHFGLWESKNGSQGRTPYMPSISRAVVASASINKNDDHKQKQMTFVEELRSVAMNLHVKDPSRKGGNNETMAQILMKEKPSLDGYVKFLVDSKVVYDALEKIIDSANYSSYAELRNTGLERSGALAKDLEWLREEMGIRIPSPTTSGISYASYLEEIAVKNPKAIICHFYDIYFGLAAGGRMLGKRVQAYEKILENKELEFYKWNNGELCQLLHNAREKLNKVAQSWTREEKDRCLAETEISFKYSEDMIKLIIS
- the LOC113360769 gene encoding uncharacterized protein LOC113360769 — translated: MEEKGGANTNNDTKSDSSQVPRCDFCKKNGHLEKNYWNKGKPQCCNCKKYGHLEKDCRLKEDEEQSGIAEEKEEKQKKNYACQSAMVTSKSEVWFVDSGCTTHMPGEKSLFVDMDTSINSLMKMGDGNMVQANGRGTICVQTINGEKYIRYVLYVPDLAQNLLSVGKLVELVYAVHFEDGYCTIYDKKHNNKRQVMKSIKMEKNRIFPIVFEKQKKMLH